In Desulfovibrio sp. UIB00, the following are encoded in one genomic region:
- the cbiE gene encoding precorrin-6y C5,15-methyltransferase (decarboxylating) subunit CbiE: protein MKQQVSLPGFAVPTHTPDTPTRDDDATNAVQAEALAAGPLETPGEHPDEHAAELPEFPADDAPVVAPNICAFAELATPHCDAPINADKAQCSSDNADTETAHADASGRDEPLLMDSAPANADEAPATPAELPAEAAATAATTLAANITQAAPAPPAAAPASPAVAGTSEQDDWPPMSEMLQSFFVFEPTTVAPEPITVMGLDCARPRGLAGLAEAQRQLAEQADVICAGRMLLEEFSGSSLDSSNGATGDATRDADGNSTENQPAGDQEDSPAAGPALKARLLPLTTPLEPLLTRLSQLRAAGERVLVLADGDPLLFGIGATLVRRMGADAVRLLPAVSSLQQACARLSLPWHKVICLSLHGRDDLRPLNVACGKNAPLCILTDARMSPDVLARHLLDRGVDWFDAHIFERMGAADECVSHLSMADAAGREFGPACTMVLIPMAPARRPHLGLDADQLAVDRGLISKKPVRAAALALLRIEAGHVVWDLGSGSGAVALEASVLAHEGRVIAVERSAGRAMGIQENRRRFGAANVEVRLGQAPECLPGLPDPQRVFIGGGLSGDDGDDILGHVCLRLPVGGRVVVSCVLLDSFSLCRRFFEDMGWPVEILQISAAEGKSLGGDVHLAAMNPVFLLAAQKPAPAPIQSGAQPEGR from the coding sequence ATGAAACAACAGGTCTCACTGCCCGGCTTTGCCGTGCCAACCCATACGCCCGACACCCCGACACGGGACGATGACGCAACCAACGCCGTTCAGGCCGAGGCCCTTGCCGCTGGCCCGCTGGAGACTCCCGGCGAACATCCAGATGAACATGCTGCCGAATTGCCGGAGTTTCCTGCTGATGACGCCCCGGTAGTTGCCCCCAATATCTGCGCCTTTGCAGAACTCGCCACTCCGCACTGTGACGCGCCGATTAACGCTGATAAAGCACAGTGTTCCTCTGACAATGCGGATACCGAAACGGCACATGCGGACGCATCAGGCAGGGACGAACCCCTCCTTATGGATTCCGCTCCCGCAAACGCGGATGAAGCCCCTGCCACGCCCGCAGAGTTGCCAGCCGAAGCCGCTGCAACAGCAGCAACCACACTTGCCGCCAATATCACACAGGCCGCTCCTGCCCCCCCCGCCGCTGCGCCCGCCAGCCCTGCCGTTGCGGGCACGTCAGAGCAGGACGACTGGCCGCCCATGTCGGAAATGTTGCAGTCATTCTTTGTTTTTGAACCAACGACTGTCGCGCCGGAACCCATCACGGTCATGGGCCTCGACTGCGCACGCCCGCGCGGCCTGGCAGGTTTGGCTGAAGCCCAGCGCCAGCTGGCGGAGCAAGCCGATGTGATCTGCGCCGGGCGCATGCTGCTGGAGGAATTTTCCGGCAGCAGTCTGGACTCCAGCAACGGAGCAACTGGGGACGCAACCCGTGACGCAGACGGGAATTCAACAGAAAACCAGCCCGCAGGCGATCAGGAGGACTCTCCCGCAGCAGGACCCGCCCTCAAGGCGCGCCTACTGCCCCTGACCACGCCTCTGGAGCCTTTGCTCACCCGCCTCAGCCAGTTGCGGGCCGCAGGGGAGCGTGTGCTTGTGCTGGCAGACGGCGACCCCCTGCTGTTTGGCATTGGCGCGACCCTGGTACGCCGCATGGGGGCAGATGCCGTGCGCCTGCTGCCCGCTGTCAGTTCTCTGCAGCAGGCTTGCGCGCGCCTTTCCCTGCCGTGGCACAAGGTTATCTGCCTCTCCCTGCACGGACGCGATGATTTGCGCCCCCTCAACGTGGCCTGCGGCAAGAATGCGCCGCTCTGCATCCTTACTGATGCGCGCATGTCGCCCGATGTACTCGCCCGCCATCTGCTTGACCGTGGGGTGGACTGGTTTGATGCCCATATTTTTGAGCGCATGGGCGCAGCCGATGAATGCGTCAGCCATTTGAGCATGGCCGATGCCGCCGGGCGCGAATTTGGCCCGGCCTGCACAATGGTGCTGATACCCATGGCTCCGGCCCGCCGCCCGCACCTTGGGCTTGACGCCGACCAGCTCGCGGTTGACCGAGGGCTCATCAGCAAAAAGCCCGTCCGCGCTGCCGCACTGGCGCTGCTGCGCATTGAAGCCGGGCACGTGGTGTGGGATCTCGGTTCCGGCTCGGGTGCGGTGGCCCTTGAAGCTTCCGTGCTGGCGCACGAGGGGCGTGTGATCGCGGTGGAACGCTCTGCCGGGCGCGCCATGGGCATTCAGGAAAACCGCCGCCGCTTTGGTGCGGCCAATGTGGAAGTACGCCTCGGGCAAGCCCCCGAATGCTTGCCCGGCCTGCCTGATCCGCAGCGAGTGTTCATCGGCGGCGGCCTTTCCGGCGATGACGGGGATGACATCTTGGGGCATGTATGCCTGCGTTTGCCCGTGGGGGGCCGCGTGGTGGTCAGTTGCGTGCTTCTGGACAGTTTCAGCCTGTGCCGTCGCTTTTTTGAAGACATGGGCTGGCCTGTGGAAATTCTGCAAATCAGCGCAGCTGAAGGCAAGAGCCTTGGCGGTGATGTTCATTTGGCGGCCATGAACCCCGTATTTTTGCTTGCCGCCCAAAAACCCGCGCCTGCTCCCATTCAGTCCGGCGCACAGCCCGAAGGCAGGTAG
- a CDS encoding aldehyde dehydrogenase family protein: MNKPDIQDSYSLFIDGQWRQASDGGTFETFCPANGECLATCAEATKEDVDAAVAAANKAWDSWKKIDPIERANMLLKIADIIDANKEHLAMVETLDNGKPIRETMNVDVPFAADHFRYFAGVVRADEGTAVMLDENTMSLVFREPIGVVGQIVPWNFPFLMAAWKLAPVLAAGCCTVFKPSNHTSLSVLELARLIADVLPKGVFNVITGRGSRSGQFMLEHPGFRKLAFTGSTEVGRQVGLAAAKRFIPSTLELGGKSANIYFPDCQWDLAMDGLQMGILFNQGQVCCAGSRVFVHEDIYDQFVAEAVERFNRVKVGLPWDPATQMGSQIYESHLKAIQLCIEQAKAEGATVLCGGKRITDGELAKGCFMRPTLLGNVTNNMRVAQDEIFGPVAVIIKFRTEEEVVSMANDSPYGLGGAVWTRDINRAMRISRAVETGRMWVNTYNSIPAGAPFGGHKESGIGRETHKVILEHYTQQKNILINLSEKPTGFYP; the protein is encoded by the coding sequence ATGAACAAACCGGACATTCAGGATTCGTACTCCCTTTTCATCGACGGCCAGTGGAGACAGGCCTCCGACGGCGGCACGTTTGAAACGTTCTGCCCCGCCAATGGCGAGTGCCTGGCAACCTGCGCCGAAGCCACCAAGGAAGACGTGGACGCAGCAGTGGCGGCTGCCAACAAGGCATGGGACAGCTGGAAAAAGATCGACCCCATTGAACGGGCCAATATGCTGCTGAAAATTGCAGATATTATTGATGCCAACAAAGAACACCTTGCCATGGTGGAAACCCTGGACAACGGCAAGCCCATCCGGGAAACCATGAATGTGGACGTTCCCTTTGCCGCCGACCACTTCCGCTACTTTGCCGGGGTGGTGCGCGCTGATGAAGGCACCGCAGTCATGCTGGACGAAAACACCATGTCCCTGGTGTTTCGCGAACCGATCGGCGTTGTGGGCCAGATTGTGCCGTGGAACTTCCCCTTCCTCATGGCTGCCTGGAAGCTGGCCCCCGTGCTTGCCGCCGGGTGCTGCACCGTGTTCAAGCCTTCCAACCACACTTCGCTTTCCGTGCTTGAACTGGCGCGGCTTATTGCCGACGTGCTGCCCAAGGGGGTGTTCAACGTCATCACCGGGCGCGGCTCACGCTCCGGCCAGTTCATGCTTGAGCACCCTGGCTTCCGCAAGCTTGCTTTCACCGGATCAACAGAAGTTGGCCGTCAGGTGGGCCTTGCAGCGGCAAAACGCTTTATCCCCTCCACCCTTGAGCTGGGCGGCAAATCGGCCAATATCTACTTTCCCGATTGTCAGTGGGATCTGGCCATGGACGGCCTGCAAATGGGCATTCTGTTCAATCAGGGGCAGGTATGCTGCGCCGGGTCGCGCGTCTTTGTGCATGAGGATATTTACGACCAGTTTGTGGCAGAAGCCGTGGAACGCTTCAACCGCGTCAAGGTTGGCCTGCCGTGGGATCCCGCAACACAGATGGGTTCGCAGATTTACGAATCGCACCTCAAGGCCATTCAGCTCTGCATTGAACAGGCCAAGGCGGAGGGCGCCACCGTGCTCTGCGGCGGCAAGCGCATCACAGATGGCGAGCTTGCCAAGGGCTGCTTCATGCGTCCTACCCTGCTTGGCAACGTCACCAACAACATGCGCGTGGCGCAGGACGAAATCTTCGGCCCCGTGGCGGTCATCATCAAGTTCAGGACGGAAGAAGAAGTTGTGTCCATGGCCAACGACAGCCCCTACGGTCTGGGCGGCGCGGTCTGGACGCGCGACATCAACAGGGCCATGCGCATAAGCCGCGCCGTTGAAACGGGCCGCATGTGGGTGAATACCTACAACAGCATTCCGGCTGGCGCTCCCTTTGGCGGGCACAAGGAGTCGGGCATCGGGCGTGAAACGCACAAGGTCATCCTTGAGCACTACACCCAGCAGAAAAATATTCTTATCAATCTGTCGGAAAAACCCACGGGATTCTATCCCTAG
- the cobM gene encoding precorrin-4 C(11)-methyltransferase, with translation MDSAQQTGMTPGIVTFVGAGPGDPDLMTIKGRNAIEQAALVLYAGSLVPREVVACAAPNAMVVDSAPLNLEQCHALVRATALEGRSVARVHTGDPSLYGALREQAALLDADGIPWRVVPGVTAACAAAAAAGITFTVPEVTQSLIISRLEGRTPVPAREHLHLLAQHGASMAVYLSAASAQALQDELLRSLPSETQVFCAHMVSWPEEQLHWTTLGELAQCITRHNLTRQTVFLVLPAESREGAPSRLYAADFSHGYRAAKS, from the coding sequence ATGGACAGCGCGCAACAGACCGGGATGACGCCCGGCATCGTTACATTTGTGGGCGCAGGGCCAGGCGATCCAGATCTCATGACCATCAAGGGGCGCAATGCCATTGAGCAGGCCGCCCTTGTGCTCTATGCGGGTTCGCTGGTGCCGCGCGAGGTAGTGGCCTGCGCCGCGCCCAACGCCATGGTTGTGGATTCCGCCCCGCTGAACCTTGAGCAGTGCCATGCGCTGGTGCGGGCAACTGCGCTGGAGGGCCGCTCCGTGGCCCGCGTGCATACGGGCGACCCATCCCTGTACGGTGCGTTGCGCGAGCAGGCCGCCCTGCTGGATGCGGACGGCATCCCCTGGCGTGTGGTGCCGGGCGTTACCGCCGCCTGCGCTGCGGCGGCTGCGGCGGGCATTACCTTTACCGTGCCGGAAGTAACCCAGAGCCTCATTATCAGCCGCCTTGAGGGCCGTACCCCGGTGCCGGCGCGTGAGCATCTTCACCTGCTGGCCCAGCATGGGGCCTCCATGGCCGTCTATCTTTCCGCAGCGTCGGCTCAGGCCCTTCAGGACGAGCTCTTGCGCAGCCTGCCGTCAGAAACCCAGGTTTTTTGCGCCCATATGGTCAGTTGGCCCGAGGAGCAGCTGCACTGGACAACGCTGGGCGAGCTGGCCCAGTGCATAACCCGCCACAACCTCACCCGACAGACAGTTTTTCTTGTGCTGCCCGCAGAAAGCCGCGAGGGCGCGCCCTCACGCCTGTATGCCGCCGACTTTTCGCACGGTTACCGCGCAGCAAAAAGCTGA